TAAAAATTTTTCAAAATCAACTTTTAAAACCTTACTTAATTTATGAACAGTCTTAAGGCTGGGAGTTCTTAATCCTCTTTCAAGAGCAGAAATATAACTTTTATGAAGACCAGTTAATATCGCTAACTCTTGTTGTGACAGTTTTCTTTCCTGTCTAGCTTCTCTCAACCAATCTCTACTAGTATTCATTTTCCTCGACCAACCTTTAATGTATTTGGTGTTGATTTCATTATAAACTATCGTCGACTGATAGTAAACAATA
This region of Bacillus carboniphilus genomic DNA includes:
- a CDS encoding helix-turn-helix domain-containing protein — translated: MNTSRDWLREARQERKLSQQELAILTGLHKSYISALERGLRTPSLKTVHKLSKVLKVDFEKFLD